Proteins encoded in a region of the Leifsonia sp. PS1209 genome:
- the rplU gene encoding 50S ribosomal protein L21: MVYAVVRAGGRQEKVEVGTIVTMDRIKADKNGNVELAAVLLVDGDKITSDAGSLAKVKVTAEVLNDLRGPKIVIQKFKNKTGYKKRQGHRQDLTRVKITGIK; the protein is encoded by the coding sequence GTGGTTTACGCAGTTGTGCGCGCCGGAGGCCGGCAGGAAAAGGTCGAGGTCGGCACCATCGTGACGATGGACCGGATCAAGGCTGATAAGAACGGCAACGTCGAGCTGGCTGCTGTGCTGCTTGTCGACGGCGACAAGATCACCTCCGACGCCGGTTCGCTGGCGAAGGTCAAGGTCACCGCTGAGGTCCTCAACGACCTCCGTGGCCCGAAGATCGTGATCCAGAAGTTCAAGAACAAGACCGGCTACAAGAAGCGCCAGGGGCACCGTCAGGACCTCACGCGCGTCAAGATCACCGGCATCAAGTAG
- a CDS encoding DUF4031 domain-containing protein: MTVLIDPPAWPAHGMLWSHLVSDSSLDELHAFAAANDIARRAFDLDHYDVPDKRYDELVAAGATAVDGKELVIRLRASGLRVKARDRVRKH; the protein is encoded by the coding sequence ATGACGGTCCTGATCGATCCCCCGGCATGGCCCGCCCACGGCATGTTGTGGTCGCACCTGGTGAGCGATTCCAGCCTCGACGAGCTGCACGCGTTCGCGGCCGCCAACGACATCGCGCGGCGCGCGTTCGACCTCGACCACTACGACGTGCCGGACAAGCGCTACGACGAGCTGGTGGCCGCGGGAGCCACCGCCGTCGACGGCAAGGAGCTGGTCATCCGGCTGCGCGCCAGCGGACTACGAGTGAAGGCGCGGGATCGAGTGCGCAAGCACTGA
- the rpmA gene encoding 50S ribosomal protein L27, which translates to MAHKKGASSTRNGRDSNAQRLGVKRFGGQVVGAGEIIVRQRGTHFHPGVNVGRGGDDTLFALAAGSVEFGNKGGRKVVNIVAAEA; encoded by the coding sequence ATGGCACACAAAAAGGGAGCGAGCTCCACTCGCAACGGTCGTGACTCGAACGCACAGCGCCTCGGCGTGAAGCGCTTCGGTGGCCAGGTCGTCGGAGCGGGCGAGATCATCGTCCGCCAGCGCGGCACCCACTTCCACCCCGGCGTGAACGTCGGACGTGGCGGCGACGACACCCTGTTCGCCCTCGCAGCCGGCTCGGTCGAGTTCGGCAACAAGGGCGGCCGCAAGGTCGTCAACATCGTGGCCGCCGAGGCGTAA